One genomic segment of Chitinibacter sp. FCG-7 includes these proteins:
- a CDS encoding flavin reductase family protein — MEWPVATLSPSEKYNLITDCVVPRPIAWVTSMDATGKINIAPFSYFNIVSSEPMIVSLSVNRRLGQDGSSEQKDTALNLIHGGDCVIHIPSHDHAPAVHATGSGTPPSQAQIDALGLQFSPSQQVKTPRIDNCAVALEGRFLQHIEVAQPVVADLILVEIVHIYAADDLLHNDRVHPEPYAIAANKKP; from the coding sequence ATGGAATGGCCAGTAGCGACGCTGTCGCCGAGCGAAAAATACAATCTGATCACCGACTGCGTCGTGCCGCGCCCGATTGCCTGGGTGACCAGCATGGATGCCACGGGCAAAATCAATATCGCGCCATTTTCCTATTTCAATATCGTATCGAGCGAGCCGATGATTGTGTCGCTGAGCGTCAATCGTCGCCTAGGTCAGGACGGTAGCAGCGAGCAAAAAGATACCGCGCTCAATCTGATTCACGGTGGCGATTGCGTGATCCATATTCCGTCACACGATCACGCCCCGGCTGTGCACGCCACCGGCTCAGGAACGCCGCCAAGCCAAGCGCAAATCGACGCACTCGGCCTGCAATTTAGTCCGTCGCAACAAGTCAAAACACCGCGCATTGACAACTGCGCTGTCGCGCTCGAAGGACGTTTTCTGCAACATATTGAAGTCGCTCAACCCGTCGTCGCCGACCTGATTCTGGTTGAAATCGTCCATATTTATGCCGCCGATGACTTGCTGCACAATGATCGCGTGCATCCCGAGCCGTATGCGATTGCCGCAAATAAAAAACCCTGA
- a CDS encoding GNAT family N-acetyltransferase yields MLITRPANPEDAQAISQLMQQLGYEISPELMQSKIEFMTMSEMDAVFVAEITDQIVGVISIHALELFHACGKLGRITSLVVDKNMRQQGVGKLLFSTTESFFRAQNCVRIEVTSSDHRTDAHAFYQSLGFKIDQRRFIK; encoded by the coding sequence ATGCTGATTACCCGCCCGGCAAATCCAGAAGATGCCCAAGCAATCTCTCAGTTGATGCAGCAGCTAGGTTACGAGATCAGCCCTGAACTTATGCAAAGCAAAATCGAATTTATGACCATGTCAGAGATGGATGCTGTTTTTGTTGCAGAAATAACAGATCAAATCGTCGGCGTTATCAGCATTCACGCCCTCGAACTCTTTCATGCATGCGGTAAACTTGGTCGGATTACTTCTTTAGTTGTCGACAAAAATATGCGTCAACAAGGTGTCGGAAAACTCCTGTTTAGCACCACCGAATCATTTTTCCGGGCCCAAAATTGCGTTCGCATTGAAGTGACCAGCAGTGATCATCGAACTGACGCCCATGCTTTCTATCAGTCCCTAGGTTTTAAAATCGATCAACGGCGTTTTATCAAATAG
- a CDS encoding Rid family detoxifying hydrolase: protein MSKEIIHSDNAPKAVGTYSQAVKVGNTVYLSGQIGLDPASGELAEGFEAQTHRVFQNLRAVCQAAGGDLSDIVKLGVFVVDLANFAKLNEIMGEYFTAPFPARAAVQAAALPKGAIVEADAVMVLTK, encoded by the coding sequence ATGAGCAAAGAAATCATCCATTCAGACAACGCACCTAAAGCCGTTGGTACTTACTCGCAAGCAGTCAAAGTGGGCAATACGGTTTACCTATCAGGCCAGATTGGTCTTGATCCGGCGTCGGGCGAATTGGCCGAAGGCTTTGAAGCCCAAACGCATCGCGTATTCCAGAATCTGCGCGCGGTGTGCCAGGCGGCTGGTGGCGATTTGTCCGACATCGTGAAACTCGGTGTGTTTGTCGTCGATCTGGCGAACTTTGCCAAGCTCAATGAAATCATGGGCGAGTATTTCACTGCGCCCTTCCCGGCGCGCGCGGCGGTACAAGCTGCTGCCCTGCCTAAAGGTGCGATTGTTGAAGCCGATGCGGTCATGGTATTGACGAAGTAA
- a CDS encoding CoA-binding protein, translating into MPFQNPSDAEIKAILLSTQRIAVVGLSDKPNRASHGVSKLMQQWGFTIVPVTPKPQETILGEKVYPDLAQVPGELDLVNVFRRSEEAGAVVDAAIARGAKAIWLQLGIVDEAAAERAAAAGIPIVMDRCLMVEYGRLFAD; encoded by the coding sequence ATGCCTTTCCAGAACCCTTCTGATGCAGAAATCAAAGCCATTTTGCTTTCGACCCAACGCATCGCTGTAGTTGGTCTGTCGGACAAACCCAACCGCGCCAGCCATGGCGTGAGCAAGCTGATGCAGCAATGGGGTTTTACCATCGTTCCCGTCACGCCCAAACCGCAGGAAACGATACTGGGCGAGAAAGTCTATCCCGATCTGGCGCAGGTGCCGGGCGAGTTGGATCTGGTCAATGTGTTCCGGCGCAGCGAAGAAGCGGGTGCGGTGGTTGATGCAGCCATTGCGCGTGGCGCCAAAGCGATCTGGCTGCAACTGGGCATCGTCGATGAAGCTGCGGCAGAACGCGCCGCAGCGGCCGGGATTCCCATCGTGATGGATCGTTGCTTAATGGTCGAATACGGCCGGCTTTTTGCGGATTAA
- the dapF gene encoding diaminopimelate epimerase: MKLKFSKMHGLGNDFMVIDGVRQTVSLSADVIGQLGHRNFGIGFDQLLLVEKSNTPGIDFRYRIFNCDGSEVEQCGNGSRCFARFVFDQGLSDRSEIAVETAKGVIYPKLEADGNVTVNMGVPRFAPDEIPFQAPSEAIIDPLIVDGQVYDISVVSMGNPHAVQVVRSVVTAPVAEHGPLIENHPRFPQKVNAGFMEIVSRDEIRLRVFERAAGETLACGTGACAAVVAGIRRGLLNPSVLVHTRGGDLRISWAGAGQAVMMTGPAVTVFEGSIEI; the protein is encoded by the coding sequence ATGAAACTGAAATTTAGCAAAATGCACGGCCTCGGTAATGACTTTATGGTCATCGACGGCGTGCGCCAGACTGTCTCGCTCTCGGCAGATGTCATCGGCCAGCTGGGCCATCGCAATTTTGGCATTGGCTTTGACCAGCTGCTGCTGGTGGAAAAAAGCAACACGCCGGGCATTGATTTTCGCTATCGCATTTTTAATTGCGATGGCTCGGAAGTGGAGCAATGCGGCAATGGCTCGCGCTGTTTTGCGCGTTTTGTGTTCGATCAAGGCCTGAGCGACAGAAGCGAAATTGCCGTTGAAACTGCCAAAGGCGTGATTTACCCCAAGCTGGAAGCCGACGGTAATGTGACGGTGAATATGGGCGTACCGCGTTTTGCCCCGGATGAAATTCCTTTTCAGGCACCCAGCGAAGCCATTATCGACCCGCTGATCGTCGATGGTCAGGTCTATGATATTTCGGTGGTGTCGATGGGCAACCCGCATGCGGTGCAGGTGGTTCGTTCGGTCGTCACTGCCCCGGTGGCCGAACACGGCCCGCTGATTGAAAACCACCCGCGTTTTCCACAAAAGGTCAATGCGGGCTTTATGGAAATAGTGAGTCGCGATGAAATCCGCCTGCGCGTGTTCGAGCGCGCCGCCGGTGAAACGCTGGCTTGCGGTACCGGTGCTTGTGCGGCGGTGGTGGCGGGCATCCGTCGTGGCCTGCTCAATCCATCCGTACTGGTGCACACCCGCGGTGGTGATTTGCGCATTAGCTGGGCAGGCGCTGGGCAAGCAGTCATGATGACCGGGCCGGCCGTCACGGTTTTTGAAGGTAGTATCGAGATTTGA
- a CDS encoding DUF484 family protein: MQANDVVHWLKQNPAFFDEFADDIAQIFVPHNHGGHAVSLAERQLLTLRDRNRQLEARLGELLQFGVENDAISDKLHQLTVDLLKANDLPSIIGTLEYHLKARFAVPWMALRLWLPAGQCNLMEFSPVGETILKLADNLVSPYCGPYVTDEVLDWFEIGSGELKSFAQFALKTGDAPFGILVMASPDSERFYPDMGTLYLQRMSELVSAAIRRVVPEECLPEPAVPESTAPAPIATESASAESIAPQPAPAPEQIAPEQH, encoded by the coding sequence ATGCAAGCGAATGATGTCGTTCATTGGTTAAAGCAAAATCCGGCCTTTTTCGATGAGTTTGCCGATGATATTGCGCAGATTTTTGTGCCGCATAATCACGGTGGACACGCAGTTTCACTGGCCGAACGCCAATTGCTCACTTTGCGCGACCGCAATCGCCAGCTGGAAGCCCGCTTGGGCGAACTGCTGCAATTTGGCGTGGAAAACGACGCCATTTCTGACAAGCTGCACCAGCTCACCGTCGATTTGCTCAAGGCAAATGACCTGCCCTCGATCATTGGCACGCTGGAATATCATTTAAAAGCACGATTTGCCGTGCCTTGGATGGCGCTGCGCCTGTGGCTGCCTGCAGGGCAATGCAATCTGATGGAGTTTTCACCGGTTGGGGAAACGATTCTGAAGCTGGCAGATAATCTGGTGTCGCCTTACTGCGGCCCCTACGTCACCGATGAAGTGCTCGACTGGTTTGAAATCGGCAGCGGCGAGCTCAAATCATTCGCCCAGTTCGCACTGAAAACCGGCGATGCACCGTTTGGCATTCTGGTCATGGCTAGCCCCGATAGCGAGCGCTTCTACCCGGATATGGGAACACTGTACTTGCAACGCATGTCCGAGCTGGTGTCCGCGGCGATCCGCCGCGTCGTACCCGAGGAATGTTTGCCGGAACCTGCAGTACCAGAATCTACAGCTCCAGCACCGATAGCTACAGAATCGGCCTCTGCCGAATCGATTGCACCACAACCCGCTCCGGCACCGGAACAGATCGCGCCGGAACAGCATTAA
- a CDS encoding tyrosine recombinase XerC: MSATKTSTGSTRARIKRSETVLESPPPADTLAASTQAELAHFFRFQQGEKMASAHTLSAYQRDLQLLAGLAQARELSSLQPQDIRAFVRQLASKGLSGRSIARTLSAWRVFYRLMIRDFQWAINPVDGIKAPKAAKALPATLNADDAAGFLDNLPDDDALAIRDKAIFELAYSSGLRVSELVGLKLIELDLPQGMASVTGKGNKTRLVPIGRPAQEALRHWLSIRPEWARTQTPTVFVSQKGTAMTTRAVQLRLRHWQQELEIQEPLYPHKLRHSCASHLLQSSGDLRAVQELLGHASIATTQIYTHLDFQHLAQVYDQTHPRAKNTSSEHDAAASTEQATAADTPPNRSTSDRR; encoded by the coding sequence ATGTCAGCCACCAAAACCAGCACTGGATCAACGCGCGCGCGCATCAAGCGCAGCGAGACAGTGCTGGAATCGCCTCCGCCAGCCGATACGCTAGCGGCCTCAACCCAGGCCGAGCTGGCGCATTTTTTCCGCTTTCAACAAGGCGAAAAGATGGCCAGCGCACATACCCTTAGCGCCTATCAGCGCGATCTGCAACTACTGGCGGGGCTGGCGCAGGCAAGGGAGTTATCCAGCCTGCAGCCGCAAGACATCCGCGCTTTTGTGCGGCAGCTGGCCAGCAAAGGACTGTCGGGGCGCTCAATTGCCCGCACCTTATCGGCCTGGCGTGTTTTCTACCGATTGATGATTCGTGATTTTCAATGGGCGATCAATCCGGTGGATGGCATCAAGGCGCCCAAAGCGGCCAAAGCGCTACCCGCAACGCTGAACGCTGACGATGCGGCCGGTTTTCTGGATAATCTGCCCGATGATGACGCACTGGCCATACGGGACAAAGCTATTTTCGAGCTGGCTTACTCATCAGGGCTGCGTGTGAGCGAGCTGGTGGGACTCAAACTGATCGAGCTCGATTTACCACAAGGTATGGCCAGCGTTACCGGCAAGGGCAATAAAACGCGGTTGGTGCCGATTGGCCGCCCGGCGCAGGAAGCTTTGCGGCACTGGCTGAGCATTCGTCCCGAATGGGCCAGAACGCAAACACCAACGGTCTTTGTGAGCCAGAAAGGCACGGCGATGACCACACGAGCCGTGCAATTGCGGCTGCGCCATTGGCAGCAGGAGCTAGAGATTCAGGAGCCGCTCTACCCGCATAAGCTGCGCCATAGCTGCGCCAGCCATTTGCTGCAATCGTCGGGTGATTTGCGTGCGGTGCAGGAGCTGCTGGGGCACGCCAGCATTGCCACCACACAGATTTACACCCATCTGGATTTTCAGCATCTGGCTCAGGTCTATGATCAGACACACCCCAGAGCTAAAAATACCTCCAGTGAGCATGACGCTGCAGCAAGCACAGAACAAGCCACAGCGGCAGATACCCCACCCAACCGTTCTACGTCAGATCGCCGGTAA
- a CDS encoding adenosylmethionine--8-amino-7-oxononanoate transaminase, with product MMKKTISNSIPNPISSTNANHSLLARSMAAVWHPCTQMKRHETLPLVPIERADGIWLTDCNGHRFIDGVSSWWVNLFGHNEPRIKAAISRQMDTLEHVMLAGFTHEPVVALSEQLSELTGLGHAFYGSDGASATEIALKMAAHYWRNLGREGKNRFVYLADSYHGETVGALSVTDVPIFRTAYAPLVRENFAVMSPDPRLAAEGESAADYTARALADLERVLQARANEIAALIVEPLVQGAVGMAIYAPEYLTQARILCDQYQVLLIADEIAVGFGRTGTMFACEQAGIKPDLICLSKGITGGYLPLAVVLCTDAIYQAFYADDSARAFLHSHSYTGNALACAAALATLQIFRDDDVIVQNRSKAAAMNQVFAPLMAHPRIRHWRNRGMIWAFDVIDAPAGFAQKFFQNALNAGVLLRPVGNTVYFMPPYIIDLAQAEMMANAALRALDRSLISD from the coding sequence ATGATGAAAAAGACCATTTCAAATTCCATCCCAAATCCTATTTCAAGTACCAACGCCAATCATTCTCTGCTGGCGCGCAGCATGGCGGCGGTCTGGCATCCGTGCACGCAAATGAAGCGTCACGAAACTCTGCCTCTGGTACCGATTGAACGTGCCGATGGCATCTGGCTCACCGATTGCAATGGCCATCGTTTTATCGACGGCGTTTCAAGCTGGTGGGTGAATCTGTTTGGCCATAACGAGCCACGGATCAAGGCGGCGATCAGTCGGCAGATGGATACGCTCGAACACGTCATGCTGGCCGGTTTTACGCATGAGCCGGTGGTGGCGCTTTCCGAGCAATTGAGTGAGCTAACAGGTTTGGGTCATGCTTTTTATGGCTCGGATGGTGCTTCGGCAACCGAAATCGCCTTGAAAATGGCCGCGCATTACTGGCGTAATCTGGGGCGTGAAGGCAAAAACCGCTTTGTCTATCTGGCTGACAGCTATCACGGGGAAACGGTCGGGGCGCTGTCGGTGACTGATGTGCCGATTTTTCGCACCGCCTATGCGCCGCTGGTGCGTGAAAACTTTGCCGTGATGAGCCCGGACCCGCGACTCGCTGCTGAGGGAGAATCGGCTGCCGATTACACGGCGCGCGCGCTGGCTGACCTAGAGCGCGTATTGCAAGCGCGTGCCAATGAAATCGCCGCGCTGATTGTCGAGCCACTGGTACAGGGGGCGGTGGGTATGGCGATATATGCACCGGAATACCTGACTCAGGCGCGTATACTCTGTGATCAATATCAGGTCTTGCTGATCGCTGATGAAATTGCCGTGGGCTTTGGCCGGACCGGCACGATGTTCGCCTGCGAGCAGGCAGGTATCAAACCCGATCTGATTTGCCTGTCCAAAGGCATTACCGGCGGCTATCTGCCGCTGGCGGTAGTGCTGTGTACCGATGCCATTTATCAGGCCTTTTATGCTGACGACAGCGCCCGCGCTTTTTTGCATTCGCACTCGTATACCGGCAATGCGCTGGCGTGCGCAGCGGCGCTGGCCACGTTGCAGATTTTTCGCGATGACGACGTGATCGTGCAAAACCGCAGCAAAGCGGCCGCGATGAATCAGGTGTTTGCCCCGCTGATGGCGCACCCGCGCATCAGGCATTGGCGGAATCGAGGCATGATCTGGGCCTTTGATGTGATTGACGCACCCGCTGGATTTGCACAGAAATTCTTTCAAAACGCTTTAAATGCAGGAGTTTTGCTGCGCCCGGTGGGAAATACGGTATATTTTATGCCGCCGTATATTATCGATTTGGCACAGGCCGAAATGATGGCAAATGCCGCTCTTCGCGCTCTGGATCGCAGTTTGATCAGTGATTAA
- the ltaE gene encoding low-specificity L-threonine aldolase has product MKILDLRSDTVTQPTEAMRQSMAQAIVGDDVYGDDPTVIELEQTSASRLGKEAALFVPTGTFGNQLAILTHCQRGDEVIVGDDSHIVWHEAGGSAVIGGVQLRTLESHLGQLDPTAIGRKIRYGIDIHEPKTGLICLENAHSNGRVIPLSNMQAIWQVAQSKRIPLHLDGARIFNAATHLGVDVKEITQYCDTVMCCLSKGLAAPVGSILAGSKHFIARARRLRKMLGGGLRQAGVLAAPGLIALNEMSLRLGQDHANAQTLAQRLSRIDGIEIDLVSVQINIVWFRFTRDINAAALTAAFAAAQIKVNPPEEGWMRLVTHWQIEHADLERIVAVLRHFMTSN; this is encoded by the coding sequence ATGAAAATACTCGATCTACGCAGCGACACTGTGACACAGCCCACCGAGGCCATGCGCCAGAGCATGGCGCAGGCCATTGTTGGCGACGATGTCTATGGCGATGACCCAACCGTCATTGAACTTGAGCAGACAAGCGCCAGCCGTCTGGGCAAAGAAGCCGCACTGTTTGTCCCGACGGGTACGTTTGGCAATCAGTTGGCCATTCTGACGCATTGCCAGCGCGGCGACGAAGTGATTGTGGGTGACGACAGCCATATTGTCTGGCACGAAGCTGGCGGCAGCGCCGTGATCGGTGGCGTGCAGCTGCGCACGCTGGAAAGCCACTTGGGCCAGCTTGACCCCACAGCAATCGGGCGCAAAATCCGCTACGGGATTGATATTCACGAACCTAAAACCGGCCTGATTTGCCTTGAGAATGCCCACTCCAATGGCCGCGTGATTCCGCTCTCGAATATGCAGGCCATCTGGCAGGTGGCGCAGAGCAAACGCATCCCACTCCATCTGGATGGCGCGCGCATTTTTAATGCCGCCACGCATCTGGGTGTAGATGTAAAAGAAATCACGCAATATTGCGACACGGTGATGTGCTGCCTGAGCAAAGGCCTGGCCGCGCCAGTGGGCTCGATTCTGGCCGGAAGTAAGCACTTTATCGCCCGCGCCCGCCGCCTGCGCAAAATGCTGGGCGGTGGTTTGCGCCAGGCCGGTGTGTTGGCTGCACCAGGTTTAATTGCGCTCAATGAAATGAGCCTGCGCCTGGGGCAAGATCATGCCAACGCTCAGACGCTGGCGCAGCGACTGAGCCGAATTGACGGCATCGAGATCGATCTGGTCAGCGTGCAAATCAATATAGTGTGGTTCAGATTCACCCGCGATATCAACGCTGCTGCACTCACCGCCGCCTTTGCCGCGGCACAAATCAAAGTCAACCCGCCTGAAGAGGGCTGGATGCGGCTGGTGACGCACTGGCAAATCGAACACGCAGATCTTGAACGTATTGTGGCCGTGCTGCGGCACTTCATGACAAGTAATTAG
- a CDS encoding methionine ABC transporter ATP-binding protein: protein MIVLENLSKSYRVDGRDIPALKRIDLQIAAGEIFGVIGHSGAGKSTLIRLINLLERPSGGRVLLDDIDLTQLSSDALRKSRQKIGMIFQHFNLLMSKTVTQNVAFPLQVAGELDQAAINSRVAELLELVGLSDHANKYPAQLSGGQKQRVGIARALANKPKLLLCDEATSALDPQTTASVLQLLLEINQQLKLTIVLITHEMNVIRSICDRVAVIDGGEIVELGPVTNVFLHPKHPTTRRFVYESEHVDESAEADDFAHVPGKIVRLTFKGESTYQSHLSALARQLAVDFSILAGRIERIKTTPCGQLTLALVGSQVDELLSRLTDEGIVVEELRQ, encoded by the coding sequence GTGATTGTATTAGAAAATCTCAGCAAATCTTATCGCGTCGATGGGCGCGATATTCCTGCGCTCAAGCGAATAGACCTGCAGATCGCTGCAGGTGAAATTTTTGGTGTGATTGGCCATTCTGGTGCTGGCAAATCAACCCTGATCCGGCTGATTAATCTGCTTGAACGCCCGAGCGGTGGCCGTGTTCTGCTCGACGATATCGACCTGACCCAGCTATCAAGCGATGCGCTGCGCAAATCGCGACAGAAAATCGGCATGATTTTTCAGCACTTCAACCTGCTGATGAGCAAAACCGTCACACAGAACGTCGCCTTCCCGCTGCAAGTCGCGGGCGAGCTTGATCAGGCCGCTATCAATTCACGCGTGGCCGAATTGCTCGAACTGGTCGGCCTGTCGGATCACGCCAATAAATACCCGGCCCAATTATCCGGCGGCCAGAAGCAGCGCGTCGGCATCGCCCGCGCGCTGGCCAATAAACCCAAATTGCTGCTGTGCGACGAAGCCACCAGCGCGCTCGACCCGCAAACGACGGCGTCGGTGCTGCAGCTGCTGCTGGAAATCAATCAGCAGCTCAAGCTGACTATCGTGCTAATTACGCATGAAATGAATGTTATCCGCAGCATTTGCGACCGTGTTGCCGTGATTGATGGTGGCGAAATTGTCGAGCTTGGCCCGGTAACCAATGTGTTTTTACACCCCAAGCACCCCACCACGCGCCGCTTTGTATATGAAAGCGAGCACGTTGATGAAAGCGCCGAAGCAGACGACTTTGCCCATGTACCGGGCAAAATTGTACGGCTGACCTTCAAAGGCGAATCCACTTACCAGTCACACCTGAGCGCGCTGGCGCGCCAGCTTGCCGTGGATTTCTCAATCCTGGCTGGCCGGATCGAGCGCATCAAAACCACGCCTTGCGGCCAGCTCACGCTGGCACTGGTGGGCTCACAAGTGGATGAATTGCTGTCGCGCCTGACTGATGAAGGCATTGTGGTTGAGGAGCTACGCCAATGA
- a CDS encoding methionine ABC transporter permease codes for MSTILNDLMSNIDWADIGLASVDTLSMLGGSLLFTLILGLPLGILLFLTGKKQLLEQPVVYGILSLIVNVLRSVPFVILLIIMIPFTVLLTGTSLGVAGAIPPLVVGATPFFARLVETALREVDRGIIEATQAMGATTRQIVIKALLPEAMPGIMAAITVTAITLVSYAAMSGVIGGGGLGDLAIRFGYQRFQTDVMVVTVVLLLVLVQVLQMVGDRLVQHFSRR; via the coding sequence ATGAGCACCATCTTGAATGATTTGATGAGCAATATTGACTGGGCCGATATTGGCCTAGCCAGCGTCGACACACTGAGTATGCTCGGCGGCTCGCTGCTGTTTACGCTGATTCTGGGCTTGCCGCTGGGCATACTGCTGTTTCTGACCGGCAAAAAACAACTGCTTGAGCAGCCCGTGGTATACGGCATTTTATCGTTGATCGTGAATGTGCTGCGCTCGGTGCCCTTTGTGATCCTGCTAATCATCATGATTCCGTTTACCGTGCTGCTCACCGGCACCTCGCTCGGCGTCGCGGGCGCGATTCCGCCGCTGGTGGTCGGCGCGACGCCCTTCTTTGCACGGCTCGTGGAAACCGCGCTACGCGAGGTTGATCGCGGCATTATCGAAGCCACGCAGGCGATGGGTGCGACCACCCGCCAGATTGTGATCAAAGCACTACTGCCCGAAGCGATGCCCGGCATCATGGCTGCAATCACCGTCACCGCGATCACGCTGGTGTCGTACGCGGCAATGTCAGGGGTGATTGGCGGCGGCGGGCTGGGCGATTTGGCGATTCGTTTCGGCTATCAGCGCTTTCAGACCGACGTCATGGTGGTCACCGTCGTGCTGCTACTGGTGCTGGTACAGGTTTTGCAGATGGTGGGCGACAGACTGGTGCAGCACTTCAGCCGCCGCTAA
- a CDS encoding MetQ/NlpA family ABC transporter substrate-binding protein gives MKKAISLFAAAGVLLSAGSFAADKLSVGATAVPHAEILEFIKPTLAKQGVELDVKVFTDYVQPNVQVAEKKLDANFFQHQPYLTEFNKGKGTTLVSVAGVHVEPFGAYSSKVKKLADLKEGATVAIPNDATNGGRALLLLDKAGVITLKNKKNILATSKDIAANPKKLKFKELEAATLPRILNQVDLALINTNYALEAKLNPSKDALTIEGKESPYVNILVTRTDNKDAAAVKKLAAALKSPAVKKFIETKYQGAIVPAF, from the coding sequence ATGAAGAAAGCCATTTCCCTGTTTGCCGCCGCCGGTGTATTGCTGAGCGCAGGCAGTTTTGCCGCAGACAAACTGAGCGTCGGTGCGACCGCGGTCCCGCACGCTGAAATTCTGGAATTCATCAAGCCTACGCTGGCCAAGCAAGGCGTTGAGCTGGATGTAAAAGTCTTTACCGACTACGTCCAACCGAACGTACAAGTGGCCGAGAAAAAGCTCGACGCCAACTTCTTCCAGCACCAGCCTTACCTGACCGAATTCAATAAAGGCAAAGGCACTACGCTGGTGAGTGTTGCCGGCGTTCACGTTGAGCCGTTTGGCGCGTATTCGAGCAAGGTGAAAAAACTGGCTGATCTGAAAGAAGGTGCAACGGTAGCGATTCCGAACGACGCAACCAACGGCGGGCGCGCACTCCTGCTGCTTGATAAAGCCGGTGTGATTACGCTGAAAAACAAAAAGAACATCCTCGCCACCAGCAAGGACATTGCTGCCAACCCGAAAAAGCTAAAATTCAAAGAGCTGGAAGCCGCCACGCTGCCACGCATTTTGAATCAGGTTGATCTGGCGTTGATCAACACCAATTACGCACTGGAAGCCAAGCTCAATCCAAGCAAGGATGCGCTGACGATTGAAGGCAAAGAATCGCCCTACGTGAATATTCTGGTCACGCGGACCGATAATAAAGACGCAGCCGCAGTGAAAAAACTGGCTGCCGCGCTTAAATCACCAGCGGTGAAGAAATTCATCGAAACCAAATACCAAGGCGCCATCGTTCCGGCGTTCTGA
- a CDS encoding nuclear transport factor 2 family protein has product MMPIKIDELLAWYEGICPEILDQVADFYQPQARFKDPFNDVVGQAAIRGIFAHMFATTTNPRFMIGERLVQGQQAFVTWVFAFELKGKNYRIEGGSHLVFGDDGRVLNHRDYWDAAEELLQKLPVIGWPIRCLRGLFAVHGE; this is encoded by the coding sequence ATGATGCCTATTAAAATCGACGAATTACTCGCCTGGTATGAGGGCATTTGCCCCGAAATACTTGATCAGGTCGCTGACTTTTATCAGCCGCAGGCCCGATTTAAAGACCCGTTTAATGATGTGGTAGGGCAGGCGGCGATCCGGGGTATTTTCGCGCATATGTTTGCCACCACGACCAATCCGCGCTTTATGATTGGCGAGCGGCTGGTGCAAGGTCAGCAAGCCTTTGTGACTTGGGTGTTTGCTTTTGAGCTTAAAGGCAAAAACTACCGGATCGAAGGCGGCTCGCATCTGGTGTTTGGCGACGATGGACGCGTATTAAATCACCGTGATTACTGGGATGCAGCCGAGGAATTGCTGCAAAAGCTCCCCGTGATCGGCTGGCCTATCCGCTGCTTGCGAGGCCTGTTTGCGGTACATGGCGAATAA